In Methanobrevibacter sp., a genomic segment contains:
- a CDS encoding CoB--CoM heterodisulfide reductase iron-sulfur subunit A family protein yields MAEEKRDNNEELRIGVYVCHCGVNIGGVVDCPDVAEYAKTLPNVVYATDYKYMCSDPGQAMIQEDIKEKNLNRIVVAACSPRLHEPTFRRCVEEAGLNKFLFEFANLREQDSWVHMSQPEEATAKAKDLTRMAVAKARLLEPLEATKVAVDNKALVIGGGVSGIQTALDLGDMGFKTYMVERNPTIGGRMGQLDKTFPTLDCSMCILAPKMVDCAKHENIELISYAEVKEVDGYIGNFNVKVEKKPRYVDEALCTGCGQCQEACPIEIPNYYDEGVGMVKAAYIPFPQAVPLCATIDKDYCIECNLCVQACGPEAIDHNQQPETIELEVGTIVAAIGYDPFDPSGIYQYGYGRFSNVITAMEIERMINASGPTGGHVIKPSDGIEPERVAFIHCVGSRDETIGKPYCSRVCCMYSMKNAQLCIDHEPDTKVTCYYMDIRSFGKGYEEFYKTSQEKYGIEFIRGKPAQIFENDDLTLTIRAEDTLLGKVTEYTYDLVVLSVGLEHSAGSDELRQTLGLSRSADGFYMEAHPKLRPVDTLTDGVYIAGVAQGPKDIPDSVAQGSAAASRAAIPMAKGEVEIEPIIASNDETVCGACQVCVELCPFDAISIATGVGGKEFAQINSALCKGCGTCVGACPSGAMNQQHFKTEQIMAQISAALEDIGK; encoded by the coding sequence ATGGCAGAAGAAAAAAGAGATAATAATGAAGAATTAAGGATAGGTGTTTACGTCTGTCACTGTGGTGTTAACATTGGTGGAGTAGTCGACTGTCCTGACGTAGCAGAGTATGCTAAGACATTACCAAATGTCGTATACGCAACCGACTATAAATACATGTGTTCTGACCCAGGTCAAGCAATGATCCAAGAAGACATTAAAGAGAAAAACTTAAACAGAATTGTTGTAGCAGCTTGTTCCCCTCGTCTTCACGAACCTACTTTCCGTAGATGTGTAGAAGAAGCAGGATTAAACAAATTCTTATTTGAATTTGCTAACTTAAGAGAACAAGACTCTTGGGTACACATGAGCCAACCAGAAGAAGCTACTGCAAAAGCTAAAGACTTAACACGTATGGCTGTTGCAAAAGCAAGATTACTCGAACCATTAGAAGCTACTAAAGTAGCAGTAGATAACAAAGCATTAGTTATCGGTGGTGGAGTATCTGGTATCCAAACCGCATTAGATTTAGGTGACATGGGATTCAAAACCTACATGGTAGAAAGAAACCCAACCATTGGTGGAAGAATGGGACAATTAGATAAAACTTTCCCTACTCTTGACTGTTCAATGTGTATTTTAGCACCTAAGATGGTAGACTGTGCAAAACACGAAAACATCGAATTGATTTCCTACGCTGAAGTTAAAGAAGTAGACGGATACATCGGAAACTTCAATGTAAAAGTAGAGAAAAAACCTAGATACGTAGACGAAGCATTATGTACTGGATGTGGCCAATGTCAAGAAGCTTGTCCTATCGAAATACCTAACTACTACGACGAAGGTGTCGGTATGGTTAAAGCAGCTTACATTCCGTTCCCTCAAGCTGTACCATTATGTGCTACTATCGATAAAGACTACTGTATCGAATGTAACTTATGTGTACAAGCATGTGGACCAGAAGCTATCGACCACAACCAACAACCTGAAACTATTGAATTAGAAGTTGGTACTATTGTCGCAGCTATCGGTTACGACCCATTCGACCCATCTGGAATTTACCAATACGGATACGGACGTTTCTCCAACGTTATTACCGCTATGGAAATTGAAAGGATGATTAACGCATCCGGTCCTACCGGTGGACACGTAATCAAACCTTCCGATGGTATCGAACCTGAACGTGTAGCATTCATCCACTGTGTAGGTTCAAGAGATGAAACAATCGGTAAACCATACTGTTCCAGAGTATGTTGTATGTACTCCATGAAAAACGCTCAATTATGTATCGACCACGAACCTGATACCAAAGTAACCTGTTACTACATGGATATCCGTTCCTTCGGTAAAGGATACGAAGAGTTCTACAAAACATCTCAAGAAAAATACGGTATTGAATTTATCAGAGGTAAACCAGCTCAAATCTTCGAAAACGACGATTTAACCTTAACTATCAGAGCAGAAGATACTTTACTCGGAAAAGTAACTGAATACACTTACGATTTAGTTGTATTAAGTGTAGGTCTCGAACACTCCGCTGGATCTGACGAACTCAGACAAACCTTAGGTCTCTCCAGATCTGCAGACGGATTCTACATGGAAGCTCACCCTAAACTCAGACCTGTTGACACCTTAACTGACGGTGTTTACATTGCTGGTGTAGCACAAGGTCCTAAAGATATTCCTGACTCCGTAGCACAAGGTTCAGCTGCAGCATCCAGAGCAGCTATCCCAATGGCTAAAGGAGAAGTAGAAATCGAACCTATTATTGCATCTAACGATGAAACCGTTTGTGGTGCTTGCCAAGTATGTGTAGAATTATGCCCATTCGACGCTATTTCTATCGCAACTGGTGTAGGTGGAAAAGAATTTGCACAAATTAACTCCGCATTATGTAAAGGATGTGGTACTTGTGTAGGTGCATGTCCATCTGGTGCTATGAACCAACAACACTTCAAAACCGAGCAAATTATGGCACAAATCAGTGCTGCTCTTGAAGACATAGGTAAATAG